Proteins encoded by one window of Streptomyces uncialis:
- a CDS encoding NHL domain-containing protein yields MSTTQTAATDGEPPAPPISTIAGTGVAGSAGDDGPAGAAQLNRPYGIAMDSTGTLYFSDYSGHRVRRITTDGRISTVAGTGTAGYRGDGGPALPAQLNCPRGVAVDSAGDVYIVDANNHRIRKVTADGKISTVAGTGVAGFRGDNGPATAAQLNLPLGIAVDSTGVLYVTEYHNQRVRRITTDGKISTFAGSGVGGFRGDGGPAVSAQLNRPYGVAVDSAGDVYIADADNHRIRKVTADGKISTVAGTGAAGFGGDGGPAASAQLNFPVGVMFDSTGTLYVPDLRNQRVRRITTDGKIGTVAGTGTAGFAGDDAPAASAQLNQPYGVAVDCVDALHIADHSNNRVRKIASPKMAGLPGSGTVVSWANVRSKLRMAVQRESVKDGAEIHQSLPAPRAHQRWRLVVAGQDNGDVLYTIENVRSGKVLEVVGAQEAAGAVVAQRAYEGGDARHQHWRLIPVGPATGTQRVYEIANRNSGLLLRADTTARTVIKQHGAEGDHRDRQWQLLPV; encoded by the coding sequence ATGAGCACTACCCAGACGGCAGCCACGGACGGCGAACCCCCCGCCCCTCCGATCAGCACGATCGCGGGGACCGGGGTCGCGGGGTCCGCCGGTGACGACGGGCCCGCGGGCGCGGCTCAGTTGAACCGTCCGTACGGGATCGCGATGGACAGCACCGGCACCCTGTACTTCTCCGACTACAGCGGCCACCGGGTCCGGAGGATCACGACCGACGGGAGGATCAGCACGGTCGCGGGCACCGGCACCGCGGGCTACCGAGGGGACGGCGGCCCCGCCCTCCCGGCCCAGCTGAACTGCCCGCGCGGGGTCGCGGTGGACAGCGCGGGCGACGTCTACATCGTCGATGCCAACAACCACCGGATCCGGAAAGTCACCGCCGACGGCAAGATCAGCACTGTCGCCGGGACGGGCGTCGCGGGCTTCAGGGGCGACAACGGCCCGGCCACCGCGGCACAGTTGAACCTCCCCCTGGGGATCGCGGTGGACAGCACAGGCGTCCTCTACGTCACCGAGTACCACAACCAGCGGGTCCGGCGGATCACCACCGACGGGAAGATCAGTACGTTCGCGGGCAGCGGGGTCGGCGGATTCAGGGGCGACGGGGGTCCGGCGGTGTCCGCTCAGCTGAACCGTCCGTACGGAGTGGCGGTGGACAGCGCGGGCGACGTCTACATCGCCGACGCCGACAACCACCGGATCCGGAAGGTCACCGCCGACGGCAAGATCAGCACTGTCGCCGGGACGGGGGCAGCGGGGTTCGGGGGTGACGGCGGTCCGGCGGCATCGGCCCAGCTGAACTTCCCGGTGGGGGTGATGTTCGACAGCACCGGCACCCTCTACGTCCCCGACCTCCGCAACCAGCGGGTCCGGCGGATCACCACCGACGGGAAGATCGGTACGGTGGCGGGCACCGGCACCGCGGGATTCGCCGGGGACGACGCCCCGGCGGCATCGGCCCAGCTGAACCAGCCCTACGGGGTCGCCGTGGACTGTGTCGACGCACTTCACATCGCCGACCACAGCAACAACCGGGTCCGGAAGATCGCATCGCCGAAGATGGCCGGGCTGCCCGGCTCGGGCACGGTGGTCTCGTGGGCCAACGTCCGGAGCAAACTGCGGATGGCGGTCCAGCGCGAGTCCGTCAAGGACGGGGCCGAGATCCACCAGTCCCTCCCCGCTCCCAGGGCCCACCAGCGGTGGCGGCTGGTCGTGGCGGGCCAGGACAACGGCGACGTCCTGTACACGATCGAGAACGTGCGCAGCGGCAAGGTCCTGGAGGTCGTCGGAGCGCAGGAGGCCGCCGGGGCGGTGGTCGCGCAACGCGCCTACGAGGGCGGGGACGCGCGCCACCAGCACTGGCGGCTGATCCCGGTCGGCCCCGCGACCGGCACCCAGCGGGTGTACGAGATCGCCAACCGGAACAGCGGTCTGCTCCTGCGCGCCGACACCACGGCCCGCACGGTGATCAAGCAGCACGGGGCGGAGGGCGACCACCGGGACAGGCAGTGGCAGCTGCTCCCTGTGTGA
- a CDS encoding acyl carrier protein codes for MQPITLRELEDIMRQHVWEGDWLSFEQAPDRLFDEHGYDSLALLETHSRIKRDYGVEIAEDDLGRVRTPRELVDFVNARLPAA; via the coding sequence GTGCAGCCGATCACCTTGCGGGAGCTGGAGGACATCATGCGTCAGCATGTCTGGGAGGGCGACTGGCTGTCGTTCGAGCAGGCGCCCGACCGGCTCTTCGACGAGCACGGGTACGACTCGCTCGCGCTGCTGGAGACACACAGCCGCATCAAGCGCGACTACGGCGTCGAGATCGCGGAGGACGACCTGGGCCGGGTCAGGACCCCGAGGGAGCTGGTCGACTTCGTCAACGCCCGGCTCCCGGCGGCCTGA
- a CDS encoding beta-ketoacyl-[acyl-carrier-protein] synthase family protein, translated as MSGRRVVITGLGVVAPGGTGTKAFWQTITSGRTATRRITAFDAAAFRSRIAAEVDFDPVQSGLSHREIRRLDRAAQFALVGARESVTDSGLEPGRFDPTRVGVSLGTATGATCKLESEYLVLSDSGRRWSLDHTYADPHLYDHYMPGSMAAELAREVNAQGPVTVVSAGCTSGLDAVGHAADLIREGSADVMLAGGTDAPISPITVACFDAIKATSPNNGEAATALRPFDRTRNGFVLGEGAAVLVLESEEHARARDARIYAEITGYASRTNAYHMTGLKPDGAEMAAAISAALAESGLPAEAIDYVSAHGTATKQNDRHETAALKRALGPHAYDTPVSSIKSMIGHSLGAIGSIEIAACALAIDQGLIPPTANLHEPDPELDLDYVPLHARELRVDAVLNVGSGFGGFQSAMVLARPGRSSK; from the coding sequence ATGAGCGGCCGGAGGGTTGTGATCACCGGGCTCGGGGTCGTGGCGCCCGGTGGGACGGGTACCAAGGCGTTCTGGCAGACGATCACCTCGGGGCGCACGGCGACCCGGCGGATCACCGCGTTCGACGCGGCGGCCTTCCGGTCGCGGATCGCCGCCGAGGTCGACTTCGACCCGGTGCAGTCCGGGCTGTCGCACCGCGAGATACGGCGGCTGGACCGGGCCGCCCAGTTCGCCCTGGTCGGCGCCCGGGAGTCGGTCACCGACAGCGGCCTGGAGCCGGGCCGGTTCGACCCCACCCGGGTGGGCGTCAGTCTCGGCACCGCGACCGGTGCCACCTGCAAGCTGGAGTCGGAGTACCTGGTCCTCAGCGACAGCGGCCGGCGGTGGTCCCTCGACCACACCTACGCCGACCCGCATCTGTACGACCACTACATGCCGGGGTCCATGGCCGCCGAGCTGGCCCGGGAGGTCAACGCCCAGGGCCCGGTCACCGTGGTCTCGGCCGGGTGCACCTCGGGCCTCGACGCCGTGGGCCACGCGGCCGACCTGATCAGGGAGGGTTCCGCCGATGTGATGCTGGCCGGCGGCACCGACGCCCCCATCTCCCCCATCACCGTGGCGTGCTTCGACGCGATCAAGGCGACCTCGCCGAACAACGGGGAGGCGGCCACCGCGCTGCGCCCCTTCGACCGCACCCGCAACGGCTTCGTCCTCGGCGAGGGCGCCGCGGTGCTGGTCCTCGAATCCGAGGAGCACGCCCGCGCCCGGGACGCCCGGATCTACGCGGAGATCACCGGGTACGCCTCACGCACCAACGCGTACCACATGACCGGACTGAAGCCCGACGGCGCCGAGATGGCCGCCGCCATCAGCGCGGCACTCGCCGAGAGCGGGCTGCCCGCCGAGGCCATCGACTACGTCAGCGCCCACGGCACGGCCACCAAGCAGAACGACCGGCACGAGACCGCCGCGCTGAAGAGGGCACTCGGCCCGCACGCCTACGACACCCCGGTCAGCTCCATCAAGTCCATGATCGGGCACTCGCTCGGCGCCATCGGCTCCATCGAGATCGCCGCGTGCGCGCTCGCCATCGACCAGGGCCTCATCCCGCCCACGGCCAACCTCCACGAGCCGGACCCGGAACTCGACCTCGACTATGTGCCGCTCCACGCCCGCGAACTGCGCGTGGACGCCGTCCTCAACGTCGGCAGCGGCTTCGGCGGCTTCCAGAGCGCCATGGTCCTCGCCCGTCCCGGCAGGAGCTCGAAATGA
- a CDS encoding acyltransferase domain-containing protein, whose protein sequence is MPTPDTRTADRESVPTGGRQPGDEPVSPVEQLPREEPRAPDDAPGALPPALLMPGQGAQYQGMGTGLYRDLPAFTAAVDEVFRAMGTAGDELRSDWLAAGPRLPIHHFRRSQPLLFALDHALGRVLMDRGLEPAVMLGHSVGEMAAAALAGVFDLGDAARIVCHRIGRLDSAPAGGMAAVAATRAEIEPYLRPGVDIGAVNAPRQTVIAGADEPLGETLDALREVGFRWARVQSVAPFHSTVLQPVVDAARPLLAALPARAPRITMVSGYTAERLTDAEAVDPSYWARHPVDPVLFWPALETLVADGPRLLVECGPGQGLTTLARQLRDVRSGRCEVLSLLGPPASGPDREAEHFTTALARLGLTAP, encoded by the coding sequence ATGCCGACGCCGGACACCCGGACCGCCGACCGCGAGTCGGTCCCCACCGGCGGGCGACAGCCCGGGGACGAGCCGGTATCCCCGGTGGAGCAGCTGCCCCGGGAGGAGCCGCGAGCCCCGGACGACGCCCCCGGGGCACTGCCGCCCGCCCTGCTGATGCCCGGACAGGGTGCCCAGTACCAGGGCATGGGCACCGGACTGTACCGGGACCTGCCCGCGTTCACGGCGGCCGTAGACGAGGTGTTCCGGGCCATGGGGACGGCCGGGGACGAGCTGCGCTCCGACTGGCTCGCCGCCGGGCCCCGCCTCCCCATCCACCACTTCCGCCGCTCCCAGCCGCTGCTCTTCGCCCTCGATCACGCGCTCGGCAGGGTGCTGATGGACCGGGGGCTGGAACCGGCGGTCATGCTCGGGCACAGCGTCGGCGAGATGGCCGCCGCCGCCCTGGCCGGGGTCTTCGACCTGGGCGACGCCGCGCGGATCGTCTGCCACCGGATCGGAAGGCTCGACAGCGCGCCGGCGGGCGGTATGGCGGCGGTCGCGGCCACCCGGGCGGAGATCGAGCCGTATCTACGGCCCGGGGTGGACATCGGCGCGGTCAACGCCCCCCGGCAGACGGTGATCGCCGGTGCGGACGAACCGCTGGGAGAAACGCTGGACGCCTTGCGCGAGGTCGGGTTCCGCTGGGCGCGGGTCCAGTCCGTGGCGCCCTTCCACAGCACGGTGCTCCAGCCGGTGGTCGACGCGGCCCGCCCGCTGCTGGCGGCCCTGCCCGCGCGGGCTCCGCGGATCACGATGGTGTCGGGGTACACCGCGGAACGCCTGACCGACGCCGAGGCCGTCGACCCCTCGTACTGGGCCCGGCATCCGGTGGACCCGGTGCTGTTCTGGCCCGCGCTCGAAACGCTGGTCGCGGACGGGCCCCGGCTGCTGGTCGAGTGCGGTCCGGGCCAGGGGCTGACGACCCTCGCCCGGCAGCTGCGGGACGTCCGCTCCGGCCGTTGCGAGGTGCTGTCGCTGCTCGGCCCGCCCGCGTCGGGGCCGGACCGCGAGGCCGAACACTTCACCACCGCGCTCGCCCGACTGGGCCTGACCGCACCGTAG
- a CDS encoding ketosynthase chain-length factor, giving the protein MTTTAITGIGVVAPNGLGTEEFWSATLRGESGIGAVQRFDVSGYPARLGGELTGFDPADHLPSRLIPQTDRMTQIALAASDWAFADARLEPGTYDSTDMGVTTAGAFGGFEYGQRELDKLWTEGPEHVSVYMSFAWFYAVNTGQISIRHSLRGPAGVVVSDQAGGLDSVAQARRNIRKGARLVVSGGVDSSFCPYGWVSRMSGGGLSTGDDPRTAYLPFDVRAQGHVPGEGGAILVTEDAGAARARGARVYGEIAGYGATFDAAARHGGEPGVRRAVETALADAGIGACDIGVVFADGSGTPEADQVEAEAIEAVFGPGGVPVTAPKTMTGRMSSGGAPADLACALLAMRDGLIPPTVNVRTVAAGSRLDLVLDEPRPWQPGPALVIARGRGGFNSAMVLRP; this is encoded by the coding sequence ATGACGACGACCGCCATCACGGGAATCGGTGTCGTGGCGCCGAACGGCCTCGGCACGGAGGAGTTCTGGTCGGCGACGCTGCGCGGTGAGTCGGGCATCGGCGCCGTCCAGCGCTTCGACGTGAGCGGCTACCCGGCCCGGCTGGGCGGCGAGCTCACCGGCTTCGACCCCGCCGACCACCTCCCCAGCCGCCTCATCCCGCAGACCGACCGGATGACCCAGATCGCCCTCGCCGCCTCCGACTGGGCGTTCGCGGACGCCCGGCTGGAACCCGGCACCTACGACAGCACCGACATGGGCGTGACGACGGCCGGGGCGTTCGGCGGTTTCGAGTACGGCCAGCGGGAGCTCGACAAGCTCTGGACCGAGGGCCCCGAGCACGTCAGCGTGTATATGTCCTTCGCCTGGTTCTACGCCGTCAACACCGGCCAGATCTCCATCAGGCACTCGCTGCGCGGCCCCGCCGGTGTCGTCGTCAGCGACCAGGCGGGCGGGCTCGACTCCGTGGCCCAGGCCCGGCGCAACATCCGCAAGGGCGCCCGGCTCGTCGTCTCCGGGGGCGTCGACAGCTCGTTCTGCCCGTACGGCTGGGTGTCGCGCATGAGTGGCGGGGGCCTGAGCACCGGAGACGACCCGCGGACCGCCTACCTCCCCTTCGACGTACGCGCCCAGGGACACGTCCCCGGTGAGGGCGGCGCCATCCTCGTCACGGAGGACGCGGGGGCCGCCCGCGCCCGCGGCGCCCGGGTCTACGGCGAGATCGCGGGATACGGCGCGACGTTCGACGCCGCCGCCCGGCACGGCGGTGAACCGGGGGTGCGGCGCGCCGTCGAGACGGCGCTCGCGGACGCCGGGATCGGCGCCTGCGACATCGGTGTCGTCTTCGCCGACGGCTCGGGCACCCCGGAGGCCGACCAGGTCGAGGCCGAGGCCATCGAGGCCGTGTTCGGTCCGGGCGGGGTGCCGGTCACCGCGCCCAAGACGATGACCGGCCGGATGAGCTCCGGCGGCGCCCCGGCCGACCTGGCGTGCGCCCTGCTGGCGATGCGCGACGGGCTGATCCCGCCGACGGTCAATGTGCGCACGGTCGCCGCCGGTTCCCGGCTCGATCTGGTCCTGGACGAGCCCCGGCCCTGGCAGCCGGGCCCGGCACTGGTGATCGCCCGTGGCCGGGGCGGCTTCAACTCCGCGATGGTGCTGCGCCCGTAG
- a CDS encoding sulfotransferase family protein: protein MLKLINAGLGRTGTTSLQVALERLGFGECFHMFDIVGSEERLAQWERIVCDGKPADWKAVFDGYTSAVDGPCALYYPQMRETFPDAKVMLTVRDAEGWYRSTHDTLYQFAVRGAANPPEAGSRQARMGRLTNALVWNGLFEGRFSDKEFAIEVYHRHNQRVIDTVGRDNLLVWDVKQGWEPLCDFLGVAPPPGEDFPHVNDTESMLKVIRGMSGKAG from the coding sequence TTGCTGAAGCTCATCAACGCCGGCCTGGGCCGGACCGGTACGACATCACTCCAAGTGGCCCTGGAACGCCTCGGGTTCGGGGAATGCTTCCATATGTTCGACATCGTCGGCAGCGAAGAGCGGCTGGCGCAGTGGGAGCGGATCGTCTGCGACGGGAAGCCCGCCGACTGGAAAGCGGTGTTCGACGGCTACACGTCCGCCGTGGACGGTCCCTGCGCCCTCTACTACCCGCAGATGCGGGAGACCTTCCCCGACGCGAAGGTCATGCTCACCGTCCGCGACGCGGAGGGCTGGTACCGCAGCACGCACGACACGCTGTACCAGTTCGCGGTGCGGGGCGCGGCGAACCCCCCGGAGGCAGGTTCGCGGCAGGCCCGGATGGGACGGCTGACCAACGCCCTGGTCTGGAACGGGCTCTTCGAAGGCCGCTTCTCCGACAAGGAGTTCGCCATCGAGGTCTACCACCGGCACAACCAGCGGGTCATCGACACCGTCGGGCGCGACAACCTGCTGGTCTGGGACGTGAAACAGGGCTGGGAGCCGCTCTGCGACTTCCTGGGGGTGGCGCCGCCGCCGGGCGAGGACTTCCCGCACGTCAACGACACCGAGTCGATGCTCAAGGTGATCCGCGGGATGAGCGGCAAGGCGGGCTGA